A DNA window from Vigna unguiculata cultivar IT97K-499-35 chromosome 10, ASM411807v1, whole genome shotgun sequence contains the following coding sequences:
- the LOC114165292 gene encoding uncharacterized protein LOC114165292: protein MESMLTPQSILFSEMVGRFISMFLKDQDFGHVDRVFIIRCWKDLATKWIVVDYQSNVHHVTYNMDIHTPMITQGWNQLRSFYGDHQLSAEDHPELFFEIESERTSRDIKVLYPFFLY from the exons ATGGAATCCATGCTCACACCACAATCCATACTTTTTTCAGAAATGGTTGGCAGAttcatttctatgtttttgaaagaccag GACTTTGGACACGTCGACCGAGTGTTCATAATACGCTGTTGGAAGGACCTTGCTACTAAATGGATTGTTGTTGATTACCAAAGTAATGTTCACCATGTTACTTACAACATGGATATTCACACTCCAATGATTACCCAAGGCTGGAACCAACTAAGATCTTTCTATGGAGATCATCAACTCTCTGCAGAGGATCACCCTGAATtgttttttgaaattgaaagtGAAAGAACAAGCAGAGATATCAAAGttctttatccattttttttgtattaa